One part of the Thiothrix nivea DSM 5205 genome encodes these proteins:
- a CDS encoding ABC transporter substrate-binding protein yields the protein MGLLSGCSPDFEGMGEQRLALSQQEQGNIEIVAMQTPGDNDKLLNGILLAAEEINRREGKLLGRNLKVHIEQEGDTFEATKSMIRRVVANPRVAAVLGHRRSSIAVPASAIYEHSKVVFMTPFATAKNLTGHSFQYVFRMIPSNEVMADQLASVAKTLGYQRVVTLYARDDLNRETAFLFEDAAINQGIKLVKSSSFFEKDSNYRPIISQFNNESFDAIFIASSAPAAALMAKQLREMGIQEPILGSNSLNQTAYTDNAGSAAENTIIPSIYHPDEGNPVTRQFIRQYQEKYQTEPDYNAAQGYDSVMLLAAAIEKAGSTLPPLLSTTLHYMPAWVGVTGIHAFDEYGDVNGKKYFFKVWQEQAWQDMPAIHVPYLIDRFTQNQKTQTNFPKAFTRRMHDDEHNTYLLELAQNILKFNRIGIIYENTEDGRKASGYELLQTLENQHKLSIVGCEVPFSLLDNKETERALLACYGTLSLNTDALLAPSFHGIDSKLQERLNSSLTFFKIPAISLDERNTDPNISLVLTKRTDVDAQGISGMHVYSSLLKGLKVHEFAERLKNLPELTVNLHNLQYQGFSEQPILELSPDNYLYSDSPLIRGGSTQ from the coding sequence ATGGGTCTGCTGAGTGGGTGCAGCCCGGACTTTGAAGGCATGGGAGAGCAGCGTCTGGCATTATCCCAGCAGGAGCAGGGCAATATTGAAATTGTCGCCATGCAGACACCGGGAGATAATGACAAGCTTCTTAACGGGATTTTGCTGGCAGCAGAAGAAATCAACCGGCGCGAGGGAAAATTGCTCGGGCGTAACCTGAAAGTTCATATTGAGCAGGAAGGCGATACATTTGAGGCAACAAAATCCATGATCCGGCGTGTTGTTGCCAATCCGAGAGTGGCTGCCGTCCTGGGGCATCGCCGTTCCAGCATTGCTGTGCCTGCCTCGGCGATTTATGAACACAGCAAGGTTGTTTTCATGACGCCGTTTGCCACGGCCAAAAATCTGACCGGACACAGTTTCCAGTACGTGTTCCGCATGATTCCCAGTAATGAAGTCATGGCCGACCAGCTCGCAAGCGTGGCAAAAACACTTGGTTATCAACGAGTTGTGACGTTATACGCACGGGATGACCTGAATAGGGAAACCGCCTTCCTATTCGAAGATGCCGCTATTAATCAAGGCATCAAGCTGGTGAAGAGTTCCTCCTTCTTTGAGAAAGACAGCAATTACCGCCCGATTATTTCACAATTCAATAACGAATCCTTTGACGCGATATTTATTGCCTCTTCCGCCCCGGCTGCAGCATTAATGGCGAAACAACTGCGGGAAATGGGCATACAGGAACCTATTCTCGGTAGCAACAGCCTGAATCAGACAGCTTATACGGACAACGCTGGGAGTGCCGCCGAAAATACCATTATCCCTTCCATTTACCATCCGGATGAAGGCAACCCGGTTACCCGGCAGTTTATCCGTCAATATCAGGAAAAATACCAGACAGAACCAGACTACAACGCCGCACAGGGGTACGATTCCGTCATGTTACTGGCGGCCGCCATTGAAAAAGCCGGTTCCACACTCCCCCCACTGTTAAGTACTACCTTGCATTACATGCCTGCCTGGGTCGGTGTTACGGGTATCCACGCCTTTGATGAGTATGGTGACGTAAATGGTAAAAAATACTTTTTCAAAGTCTGGCAGGAACAGGCTTGGCAGGATATGCCCGCTATCCATGTCCCTTACCTGATTGACCGCTTTACGCAAAATCAGAAAACCCAGACAAACTTTCCCAAAGCCTTTACCCGCCGGATGCATGATGATGAACATAATACGTATCTGCTGGAGCTTGCACAGAACATCCTGAAATTCAATCGTATAGGTATCATCTATGAAAACACGGAAGATGGCCGTAAAGCTTCCGGGTACGAACTGCTGCAAACACTGGAAAACCAGCACAAGCTAAGCATCGTTGGTTGCGAAGTGCCTTTTTCCCTGCTGGACAACAAAGAGACAGAACGGGCCCTTCTGGCCTGCTACGGTACACTGTCACTGAACACCGATGCCCTGCTTGCCCCAAGTTTCCACGGTATCGACAGTAAATTGCAGGAACGGCTCAACAGCAGCCTGACCTTTTTCAAAATACCTGCCATCTCTCTGGATGAACGGAATACCGACCCCAACATAAGCCTGGTCCTAACCAAACGGACGGATGTTGATGCCCAAGGGATCAGCGGTATGCACGTCTATAGCAGCCTGCTCAAAGGGCTGAAGGTACACGAATTCGCCGAACGTTTGAAAAACCTGCCAGAACTCACTGTTAATTTACACAATCTGCAATATCAAGGCTTTTCTGAACAACCAATTCTGGAGCTATCGCCAGATAACTACCTGTATTCGGACTCACCGCTCATACGGGGAGGCTCGACGCAATGA
- the pgeF gene encoding peptidoglycan editing factor PgeF — MNSNRSLDVAAGWITPEWPAPTNIRAVCTTRHGGVSEAPFDSLNLGDHVGDNPYAVARNRMIVGDTLQLPSEPLWLKQVHGVDVCGMDVGACYPTGDASTAFGRGQVCVVMTADCLPVIFCDKAGTRVAAAHAGWRGLEAGVLERTVESLQCVPTDLLVWLGPAIGPDAFEVGPEVCEAFILHDVAAEAAFKPSANADKWMADIYLLARQRLNAAGVTGIYGGDLCTYTDSERFFSYRRDGQTGRMASLIWMA, encoded by the coding sequence ATGAACTCAAACCGTAGCCTGGACGTAGCCGCAGGGTGGATTACCCCCGAATGGCCAGCACCCACCAATATCCGCGCCGTCTGCACCACCCGCCACGGTGGCGTCAGCGAAGCGCCGTTCGATAGCCTCAACCTCGGTGATCATGTGGGCGACAACCCTTACGCCGTAGCCCGCAACCGCATGATCGTGGGCGATACCCTGCAACTGCCCAGCGAACCGCTATGGCTCAAGCAGGTGCACGGCGTCGATGTTTGCGGCATGGATGTGGGAGCTTGTTACCCGACCGGCGATGCCTCGACCGCTTTCGGTAGGGGGCAGGTGTGCGTGGTGATGACGGCGGACTGCCTGCCTGTGATATTCTGCGACAAGGCCGGAACCCGCGTAGCCGCTGCCCATGCCGGTTGGCGTGGGCTGGAAGCCGGCGTGCTGGAACGCACGGTTGAATCCCTGCAATGCGTCCCTACCGACTTGTTGGTGTGGCTGGGGCCAGCCATCGGTCCGGATGCGTTTGAAGTCGGCCCGGAAGTCTGTGAAGCCTTCATCCTGCATGACGTGGCGGCGGAAGCGGCATTCAAGCCTTCAGCCAATGCTGACAAATGGATGGCGGACATTTACCTGCTTGCCCGCCAGCGCCTGAACGCTGCTGGTGTTACGGGTATTTACGGTGGTGACTTGTGTACCTACACCGATAGCGAACGCTTTTTCTCCTACCGCCGCGATGGCCAGACCGGGCGCATGGCTTCCCTGATCTGGATGGCCTGA
- the zapE gene encoding cell division protein ZapE: MPLMKHYQDAIREGAIQQDPAQLEGIKVLQEVWNDLLRPRPKPVARAGLMGMFSKRRNVVEPVRGAYLWGGVGRGKTWLMDMFYSRIPLAEKRRMHYHHFMFFIHEELKKLASHRNPLEEVAAQLAQEVRLLCIDEFHVMDIVDAMMLHGLLDAMSKQGITLVTTSNRVPDDLYLNGLQRERFLPAIALLKKHTHVVELDNNIDYRMLKKISHDSFLEDDDAILVEHELEKCFAELASGAVEVGQDIEVQGRTLPTHRLSENIVWFDFSTLCETARSTRDYIELAERFDYIMLSGLHVLGEEHESAARRFLNLIDELYDRNVQFIFSTTISLDNLYQGHKLKFEFQRALSRLNEMQGDDYQQVKLAG, from the coding sequence ATGCCGTTGATGAAGCATTATCAGGATGCCATCCGCGAGGGCGCGATCCAGCAGGATCCTGCCCAACTGGAAGGTATCAAGGTTTTGCAGGAGGTCTGGAACGATCTGCTCAGGCCGCGCCCGAAACCGGTTGCACGCGCTGGTTTGATGGGTATGTTTTCCAAACGGCGTAACGTGGTCGAACCGGTGCGCGGCGCTTACCTGTGGGGTGGCGTCGGGCGCGGTAAAACCTGGCTGATGGACATGTTCTACTCACGCATTCCGTTGGCCGAAAAACGGCGGATGCACTACCACCATTTCATGTTCTTCATCCATGAGGAATTGAAAAAGCTGGCCAGCCACCGTAATCCACTGGAAGAAGTCGCGGCGCAACTGGCGCAGGAAGTGCGCCTGCTGTGCATCGACGAATTCCACGTCATGGATATTGTCGACGCCATGATGTTGCACGGCCTGCTGGATGCGATGAGCAAGCAGGGCATCACGCTGGTGACGACCTCCAACCGCGTGCCTGACGACTTGTACCTAAACGGTTTGCAGCGCGAACGCTTCCTGCCTGCCATCGCACTGTTGAAAAAGCACACCCATGTAGTTGAGCTGGATAACAACATCGACTACCGCATGTTGAAGAAAATCAGCCACGACAGCTTTCTTGAAGACGACGACGCCATTTTGGTGGAGCACGAGTTGGAAAAGTGTTTTGCTGAACTGGCCAGCGGTGCGGTGGAAGTTGGGCAGGACATCGAAGTGCAGGGGCGCACCCTGCCCACCCATCGCCTGTCGGAAAACATCGTTTGGTTTGATTTCAGTACCTTGTGTGAAACGGCGCGTTCCACCCGTGATTACATCGAGTTGGCGGAACGGTTTGATTACATCATGCTCTCCGGCCTGCATGTGCTGGGTGAAGAGCATGAGTCGGCGGCGCGGCGTTTCCTCAACCTGATTGATGAGCTGTATGACCGCAATGTGCAGTTCATTTTTTCCACCACCATTTCACTGGATAACCTGTATCAGGGTCACAAGCTGAAATTCGAGTTCCAGCGGGCGCTGAGCCGCTTGAACGAGATGCAGGGGGATGATTACCAGCAGGTGAAGCTGGCGGGGTAG
- a CDS encoding ABC transporter substrate-binding protein: MFKIFFISLIATVMCSKSVHGQDVFTQEPEEKVIVYNWSDYIPEGVLKAFTQETGIKVEYSTYDNNEIMYTRLKLLKGRGYDVLVPSTVLVSRMANEGLLQALDHNKLKHFGELDPNLLDKPYDPNNTFSVPYLWGTTGIGIDTDKVDKSQVKRWADLWLKQWKGRLLLTDDMREVFHMALLVNGHSGDTNNPEEIKLAYEKLSTLMPGVKVVSGSPSAEFLSGNVDIGLIWNGEITISKEEKPSLEYIYPEEGVNVWIDSFVIPARATNVDNAHQFIDYMLRPEVAARCVQELGYATPSLKARELLDAKLRNNPVIFPPAEVLADAEFQADAGSEAMELYRLYWDKLKVGE, translated from the coding sequence ATGTTCAAGATTTTTTTCATTAGCCTTATCGCGACTGTTATGTGTAGCAAATCTGTACATGGACAGGATGTTTTTACCCAAGAGCCAGAGGAAAAAGTCATTGTTTACAACTGGTCAGATTATATCCCTGAAGGTGTATTGAAGGCATTTACCCAAGAGACAGGCATCAAGGTAGAGTATTCGACCTACGATAACAATGAAATCATGTATACCCGTTTAAAGCTTCTCAAAGGGCGTGGTTATGATGTGTTGGTACCTTCTACTGTGCTGGTGTCCAGAATGGCGAATGAGGGCTTGTTACAAGCTTTGGACCACAACAAACTCAAACACTTTGGCGAGCTGGATCCAAACCTGTTGGACAAGCCTTATGATCCGAATAATACGTTCAGTGTACCTTATCTCTGGGGGACAACGGGTATTGGCATTGATACAGACAAAGTAGATAAAAGTCAGGTTAAACGCTGGGCTGATTTATGGCTCAAGCAGTGGAAAGGCAGGTTACTGTTGACTGACGATATGCGTGAAGTTTTTCACATGGCCCTACTGGTAAACGGTCACTCTGGTGATACGAATAATCCTGAAGAAATCAAACTGGCTTATGAAAAGCTGAGTACCCTGATGCCGGGAGTTAAAGTTGTAAGTGGTTCCCCGAGTGCTGAATTTCTTTCCGGTAATGTTGATATAGGCTTAATCTGGAATGGTGAAATCACAATCAGCAAAGAAGAAAAGCCGTCTTTGGAATATATTTATCCAGAGGAGGGCGTTAATGTCTGGATTGATAGTTTCGTTATTCCTGCCCGTGCAACTAATGTCGACAACGCTCACCAGTTTATTGATTACATGTTACGCCCTGAAGTAGCCGCGCGATGTGTACAGGAACTGGGTTACGCGACTCCCAGTCTAAAGGCCAGAGAATTACTGGACGCAAAGTTGAGGAATAACCCCGTGATATTTCCTCCCGCCGAAGTGCTGGCCGATGCCGAGTTCCAGGCAGATGCCGGCAGTGAGGCCATGGAACTTTACCGGCTTTACTGGGATAAATTGAAAGTCGGTGAGTGA
- a CDS encoding YcjF family protein, whose amino-acid sequence MAEEIVVEPATERQVDPEVEMAAVNTEVCDIEANNIVKNHIIASMAMGLVPVPLFDLAALVTTQMNMLRSLSEHYGVPFGDSDSKSLVTSLVSGSLPVLGVVGLSSFAKLIPGVGTLVGSASLSISAGAVTYAVGQTFIMHYEAGGTLENFEPKQAQAFFKREFDKGKSFVQEIRDEIKGSATATHAGSEEEQNVVKA is encoded by the coding sequence ATGGCAGAAGAAATTGTGGTAGAGCCTGCTACTGAACGTCAGGTCGATCCTGAGGTGGAAATGGCTGCCGTCAATACGGAAGTGTGTGATATTGAAGCTAACAATATCGTCAAGAACCACATCATTGCCAGTATGGCCATGGGTTTAGTACCTGTTCCCCTATTTGATTTGGCGGCACTGGTTACAACCCAGATGAACATGTTGCGCAGCCTGAGCGAACATTATGGTGTCCCGTTTGGCGACAGTGATAGCAAATCGTTGGTTACCTCGCTGGTCAGTGGCTCTTTACCGGTTTTGGGGGTGGTGGGACTGAGCAGCTTCGCCAAACTGATTCCAGGTGTGGGTACGTTGGTGGGTAGTGCGAGCCTGAGCATCAGTGCGGGTGCCGTCACGTATGCAGTAGGGCAAACATTCATCATGCACTACGAAGCTGGCGGAACCCTGGAAAATTTTGAACCCAAACAAGCGCAGGCATTTTTTAAGCGGGAGTTTGATAAAGGCAAAAGTTTTGTGCAGGAAATACGTGATGAAATCAAAGGGTCGGCCACTGCCACTCATGCAGGGTCAGAAGAAGAACAGAATGTGGTGAAAGCCTGA
- a CDS encoding prohibitin family protein: protein MESNETASASTHLKHWLRRKLPWLIILFLLTALIFVFFWQRIIITVNPGEAAILFRRFSGTEIDKIYGEGIHIFSPLDKVYIYEVRKQVAYHEFDVITNKGLSVHLSLAIRYRPEYELLGILHQRIGPDYLTRVILPQIESVMRKQLGNYTAEQIYTNEAGLLTNAILTALDEVGRNYVEVEDIIIRSITLPPDIVTAIEDKLKQEQLMKSYEFRKKTAEEEAARLKIEAGGIKEYHAVINESLTESILLHRGIEATQELAKSPNAKVVVIGSGKSGLPIILNTDQMSPVTPPDGSASNASGAPADDDKKINPPSQTSSP, encoded by the coding sequence GTGGAGAGCAATGAAACTGCCAGTGCCAGTACTCACTTGAAACACTGGCTTCGACGTAAATTGCCATGGCTGATTATCCTGTTTCTGCTTACGGCTCTCATTTTCGTTTTTTTCTGGCAACGCATTATCATTACCGTCAATCCCGGTGAAGCCGCCATTCTGTTCCGGCGTTTCAGTGGTACGGAAATCGACAAGATTTACGGGGAAGGCATACACATTTTCAGCCCACTCGATAAAGTCTACATATATGAAGTGCGTAAGCAAGTTGCGTATCACGAGTTCGATGTCATTACCAATAAAGGTCTGAGCGTACATTTATCACTGGCTATCCGTTACCGGCCTGAATACGAGCTATTGGGCATCCTTCATCAGCGCATCGGGCCAGATTATCTGACACGGGTCATTCTGCCCCAGATTGAGTCGGTCATGCGTAAACAACTGGGCAATTATACTGCCGAGCAAATTTACACCAATGAGGCCGGGCTACTCACGAACGCGATCCTCACAGCCCTGGATGAAGTCGGACGAAACTACGTGGAAGTGGAAGACATTATCATCCGTAGCATTACGCTTCCGCCGGACATCGTGACCGCCATCGAAGACAAGCTGAAGCAGGAACAACTCATGAAATCTTATGAGTTCCGTAAAAAAACGGCTGAAGAGGAAGCGGCACGCCTGAAAATCGAAGCAGGTGGTATCAAGGAATATCACGCGGTCATCAATGAATCCCTGACCGAGTCCATCCTGCTACATAGGGGCATCGAGGCAACCCAGGAGCTGGCTAAATCCCCGAATGCGAAAGTCGTCGTGATAGGCAGCGGTAAAAGCGGCCTGCCCATTATCCTGAATACGGATCAGATGTCTCCGGTTACACCACCTGACGGATCTGCCAGTAACGCATCTGGAGCGCCTGCCGACGACGACAAGAAAATAAATCCCCCCTCACAGACAAGTAGCCCATGA
- a CDS encoding ABC transporter ATP-binding protein yields the protein MQSPLLVVDTLSVQFRLKTGQDLQALSDISFNLQAGETLGIVGESGCGKSTLARAILQLVTSTQGEIRWQGKPLNAHDKAGMKIFRRAVQCIFQDPLDALNPRMTVGDILQEPMQALRPELGKAAIRQRADELLQAVGLESGMRNRYPHEFSGGQCQRIGIARALGVEPQMILCDEPVSALDVSIQGQVVKLLADLQRERNLTLLFISHDLSVVRELSHRVLVLYLGRIMEIAAAESLYTNPLHPYTRMLLAAIPLPDPKLERERLAKVKVGAGELPSPLNLPSGCVFHTRCPQAQAVCREQIPALREVDGRQVACHFALQG from the coding sequence ATGCAATCACCGCTGCTTGTCGTCGACACGCTCAGTGTGCAGTTTCGCCTGAAAACCGGGCAGGACTTGCAGGCATTGTCGGATATTTCCTTTAACCTGCAAGCCGGGGAAACGCTGGGCATCGTCGGCGAGTCCGGCTGTGGCAAATCCACGCTTGCCCGTGCGATCCTGCAACTGGTGACGTCGACGCAAGGTGAAATCCGTTGGCAGGGCAAGCCACTGAATGCGCACGACAAGGCCGGGATGAAAATCTTCCGCCGCGCCGTGCAGTGCATTTTTCAAGACCCGCTGGATGCGCTCAACCCACGCATGACAGTTGGCGACATCCTTCAGGAACCCATGCAGGCGTTGCGCCCGGAGCTGGGTAAAGCCGCCATTCGCCAACGCGCTGACGAGTTGTTGCAAGCGGTTGGGTTGGAAAGCGGGATGCGTAACCGTTACCCACACGAGTTCTCCGGTGGCCAGTGCCAGCGTATCGGTATCGCCCGCGCCCTTGGCGTGGAACCGCAAATGATCCTGTGCGACGAACCAGTGAGCGCCCTGGATGTGTCGATTCAGGGGCAGGTCGTCAAGCTACTGGCTGATTTGCAGCGGGAACGTAATCTCACGCTGTTGTTTATTTCCCACGACCTCAGCGTGGTGCGCGAACTCAGTCACCGGGTGCTGGTGCTGTATTTGGGGCGCATCATGGAAATTGCGGCGGCGGAAAGCCTCTATACAAACCCTTTGCACCCGTATACGCGTATGTTGCTGGCTGCTATCCCCTTGCCGGATCCAAAACTGGAGCGGGAACGGTTGGCGAAGGTGAAAGTGGGGGCAGGGGAGTTGCCTTCGCCGCTGAACCTGCCGTCAGGATGCGTGTTCCACACCCGTTGCCCGCAGGCGCAGGCGGTGTGCCGGGAACAGATACCGGCATTGCGTGAAGTGGACGGGCGGCAGGTTGCCTGCCATTTTGCGCTTCAGGGGTGA
- a CDS encoding YcjF family protein, with product MSDDSDLARQSNAVYLAAAKCKSRREKADGIIKSNVIQAVMMGLIPLPVLDVVALTNIQFKMMDDLVKLYGIRYTKIERSIVKSFLLGMLPVATVTGLSSVLKLMPGIGSFTGSASVSVSAGGLTYATGRVFAHHFEGGGTLDDFNLEEAKRRFRQELRRGREVARELSSRKQLPSPADGRTD from the coding sequence TTGTCAGATGATTCTGATCTGGCAAGGCAATCCAATGCTGTGTATTTGGCCGCAGCAAAATGCAAAAGTCGCCGGGAAAAAGCGGACGGTATCATCAAGTCCAACGTGATTCAGGCAGTGATGATGGGGTTGATACCCCTGCCGGTGCTGGATGTGGTTGCCCTGACCAACATTCAGTTCAAAATGATGGATGATCTGGTCAAATTATACGGTATTCGCTACACAAAAATTGAAAGATCCATTGTGAAATCCTTTCTTCTAGGAATGCTGCCCGTTGCAACTGTTACAGGATTAAGCAGTGTACTCAAGTTAATGCCTGGAATAGGCTCCTTTACCGGTAGTGCAAGCGTTTCCGTTAGTGCTGGAGGTTTGACCTATGCAACCGGCAGGGTATTCGCTCACCATTTTGAGGGCGGTGGCACACTGGATGATTTTAACCTGGAAGAGGCCAAGCGCCGGTTTCGTCAGGAATTGCGTCGAGGACGGGAGGTAGCCCGTGAACTATCAAGCAGAAAACAGTTGCCATCACCAGCAGACGGACGGACGGACTAG
- a CDS encoding 2-oxoglutarate dehydrogenase E1 component, with the protein MNKGEGQAMAWNADTQLDGNSVIYLEEMYERYLQEPGAVPASWQQYFDGLPQVNGHDRDTRHSLVKDYFRAYAAKPQAYAVAASNSVDMEHERKQVKVLQLINAYRVQGHFHACTNPLDESAPRFVKELTLEYHSLSQQDLDTSFNTGSLFTSDQMKLRDIIAQLEATYCGSIGTQYMHTTSTDQKRWIQQRLESIRATPSFAKEAKLDILDRLTVAEGLERYLHTNYVGQKRFSLEGGESLIPMLNSMILHAGKNGAVEMVIGMAHRGRLNVLVNILGKSPAMLFSEFEGKYADTGRTGDVKYHMGYASDLKTEGGPVHVAMAFNPSHLEIVGPVVEGAVRARQDRWAENGYEKIVPVVLHGDAAFAGQGVNMEMLQMADTRGYRTHGTIHIVINNQVGFTTSAAIDARSTYYCTDIAKMVDSPVFHVNGDDPEAVVLITQLAMDYRNHFRKDVVIDLVCYRRHGHNEADEPSATQPVMYRKIRSLPTTRERYAQKLVAEGVITEDGAKELVQRCRQQLTDGIPTVPHLLGKDEVQNPHPVNWKRFVNGSWDMPADTTIDVETIRHLGEKLTVVPEGFKLNSRVARIVADRKKMAAGEQAMDWGFCENLAYATLIEEGFPIRLSGEDCGRGTFFHRHAVFHEQDTGETYVPLKNLSPAQLPFVVIDSLLSEEAVLGFEYGYATTEANTLTIWEAQFGDFANCAQVVIDQFISSGEQKWGRLCGLVMLLPHGFEGQGPEHSSARLERYLQLCAQNNMQVCVPSTPAQAFHMLRRQMIREYRTPLIVMTPKSLLRHPMAVNTIEDLTERGFQNVIGEIDPIDQEKVTRLVMCSGKVYYDLLEARRKANLEHVAIVRIEQLYPFPEVDMCAMLRRYPNADTFIWCQEEPLNQGAWLSIQPSLREVLGAMALLEVASRPASASPAVGSAKVHAAQQQKLVDTALGRIVES; encoded by the coding sequence ATGAACAAAGGAGAAGGGCAGGCCATGGCCTGGAATGCGGATACACAACTGGACGGCAACAGCGTTATCTATCTGGAGGAAATGTACGAGCGTTACCTGCAAGAGCCGGGCGCGGTTCCGGCAAGCTGGCAGCAGTATTTTGACGGTTTGCCGCAGGTCAACGGCCATGACCGCGACACTCGCCATTCGCTGGTGAAAGATTATTTCCGCGCCTACGCAGCCAAACCGCAAGCGTATGCAGTCGCCGCCAGCAATTCTGTCGATATGGAGCATGAGCGCAAGCAGGTCAAGGTGCTGCAACTGATCAACGCCTACCGCGTTCAGGGCCATTTTCATGCCTGCACCAATCCGCTGGATGAAAGTGCCCCCCGCTTTGTCAAGGAACTGACTCTGGAATACCATTCCCTCAGTCAGCAGGATCTGGATACTTCATTCAATACCGGCTCCCTGTTCACCTCAGATCAGATGAAATTGCGCGATATTATCGCCCAGTTGGAAGCCACCTACTGTGGTTCAATCGGTACACAATACATGCACACGACCAGTACCGATCAGAAACGCTGGATTCAGCAACGCCTGGAATCCATCCGCGCCACCCCTTCTTTTGCTAAGGAGGCGAAGCTTGATATTCTGGATCGCCTGACTGTTGCCGAAGGTCTGGAACGTTATCTGCATACTAATTATGTTGGCCAGAAACGCTTCTCTCTGGAGGGGGGGGAAAGCCTGATTCCGATGTTGAATTCCATGATCCTGCACGCTGGCAAGAACGGGGCAGTGGAAATGGTTATCGGTATGGCGCACCGTGGCCGCCTGAACGTGCTTGTCAATATCCTGGGCAAGTCGCCTGCGATGCTGTTCAGTGAGTTTGAAGGCAAGTATGCTGATACTGGCCGTACCGGTGACGTTAAATACCACATGGGTTACGCTTCCGACCTGAAAACGGAGGGTGGCCCGGTGCATGTGGCGATGGCTTTCAACCCATCCCACCTGGAAATCGTCGGGCCGGTGGTGGAAGGGGCAGTACGCGCCCGTCAGGATCGCTGGGCTGAAAACGGTTACGAAAAAATTGTACCGGTCGTCTTGCATGGTGATGCCGCATTTGCGGGGCAGGGCGTCAATATGGAAATGCTGCAAATGGCCGATACCCGTGGTTATCGCACCCATGGCACTATCCATATCGTTATCAACAATCAGGTTGGCTTTACCACCAGTGCCGCTATTGATGCGCGTTCCACTTATTACTGTACCGACATCGCCAAAATGGTTGATTCGCCAGTTTTCCATGTCAATGGGGATGATCCTGAAGCGGTGGTGCTGATTACCCAGCTGGCAATGGATTACCGGAACCATTTCAGAAAGGATGTGGTCATCGATCTGGTTTGCTACCGTCGTCATGGTCACAATGAGGCTGATGAGCCATCTGCTACCCAGCCGGTGATGTACCGCAAGATTCGTTCCCTGCCGACAACCCGTGAGCGCTATGCGCAAAAGCTGGTAGCTGAAGGCGTGATTACGGAAGATGGAGCCAAGGAACTTGTTCAACGTTGCCGCCAGCAGCTGACAGATGGTATTCCAACCGTACCTCACCTGTTGGGCAAGGATGAAGTCCAGAATCCTCACCCTGTCAACTGGAAGCGCTTTGTCAATGGCTCCTGGGATATGCCAGCCGATACCACCATTGATGTGGAAACCATCCGCCACTTGGGTGAAAAACTTACGGTTGTACCCGAGGGCTTTAAACTCAATTCCCGCGTTGCACGCATTGTCGCCGACCGGAAGAAAATGGCCGCAGGCGAACAGGCGATGGACTGGGGCTTCTGCGAAAATCTGGCTTACGCGACCCTGATAGAAGAAGGTTTCCCCATCCGCTTGTCAGGTGAAGACTGTGGTCGTGGCACCTTCTTCCATCGCCATGCTGTCTTCCATGAGCAGGACACGGGTGAAACCTATGTGCCGCTGAAAAACCTGTCTCCGGCACAGCTGCCATTCGTGGTCATCGACTCACTGCTTTCCGAAGAGGCGGTACTGGGTTTCGAATACGGCTATGCCACCACCGAAGCCAATACCCTGACGATCTGGGAAGCGCAATTCGGTGACTTCGCCAACTGCGCGCAGGTTGTGATCGACCAGTTCATCAGTTCCGGTGAGCAGAAGTGGGGCCGTTTGTGTGGTCTGGTCATGCTGCTGCCGCACGGTTTTGAAGGCCAGGGGCCGGAACACTCTTCCGCGCGTCTGGAACGCTATTTGCAGCTGTGTGCGCAGAACAACATGCAGGTTTGCGTACCGAGTACCCCGGCGCAGGCATTCCACATGCTGCGTCGCCAGATGATCCGCGAGTACCGCACACCACTGATCGTGATGACGCCGAAAAGCCTGCTGCGCCATCCGATGGCAGTGAACACGATCGAAGACCTGACCGAACGCGGCTTCCAGAACGTCATCGGCGAAATCGACCCGATTGACCAGGAAAAGGTAACCCGTCTGGTCATGTGTAGCGGCAAGGTGTATTACGACCTGCTGGAAGCACGCCGTAAGGCTAATCTGGAACATGTCGCCATTGTGCGCATCGAACAGTTATACCCGTTCCCGGAAGTGGATATGTGCGCCATGCTCAGGCGCTACCCGAACGCCGACACTTTCATCTGGTGTCAGGAAGAGCCGCTCAACCAGGGTGCATGGCTGAGCATCCAGCCATCGTTACGCGAGGTGCTGGGCGCAATGGCCTTGCTGGAAGTGGCCAGCCGCCCGGCTTCCGCTTCGCCTGCGGTGGGTAGTGCAAAAGTTCATGCTGCACAGCAGCAAAAATTAGTGGATACTGCGCTGGGAAGAATTGTTGAATCATGA